In the Lactobacillus paragasseri genome, AATGATAATACTACCCCCAACGCCAGTTCCAATTACTAAAAATGCCATACTGCTGCAATCTTTAGCTGACCCGGCAACTAATTCAGCTAAAGCTGCACAATTTGCATCATTTTCAATACTTACTGGCAAGCCAAAGCGTTTTTCTAACTCAGGTACAATTTTGAAATTGTGAATATAAGGTAGGGCACTAGCACCTTCGATTACCCCAGTCTTTTTATTAACAGAACCAGGTGAAGAAATAGCTACACCATCAATTTTATTACTAGCTTTGATTTCGTTTACAGCATCAGTTAATTCTTCATAGAAAGTATCTAAATTATTAGGTGTATCAATCGTAAAGACCATTTTTAGTTTTTGGTTTATCCAAGTAGCGATCTTGATTGTTGTACCGCCAATATCAATTGCAATTAAGTTCATAATAAATATGTCCTCTCTTATTTATGTTGCTTTTATGCTAATTATATATGAAAGCGATGTTAATAAGTATATATTTTTCATGAACTATAAATAACGTTATCTGCTTTGCTATAATGAATACAGTTGATATAAAGGGGAAGAAACCATGAATACGCCATCATCAAGACAAGGAAATTTAACTAGGTATGCTGTTTATTTAGTTCTTTATTTGATAGTAGTTGGAGTAAAGAAATTAACATTATTAAATGATCAAGTAAATAAGATTGGATATTTTTTCTTTTTAATTTTTTCGCTGTTTGCCTTATATTTCTACATTAGGCAATTTAATCGCGAGCAACGGTTCTTTGAAAAAAAGCCAAGTATGCCTCTTTTAGCAGATTACGGATTTATTGTGGGAGTTTCGATCTTAGTGATTCTAGGAAGAATTTTTATTTCATATCTACAGGCTAAAGGAACGGTTCCGTTGATGAATTTTCAAGTAATTTATCAAAAGGGTGAGTGCAATCTCTTATTTTGGTTTTTCATTTTTTCAATCGGAATATTGATACCAGCGATGCAAGTGTATTTAACTACCGGCTTTTTCTTTAATTATGGTTTTAGAGCACAAAATATGACTAGCGGAATAGTTGGGATCATTTGTTCAGGTTTTTTCTTCGGAATTCTCAATTTTCAAACTTCATTTGCCTTGTTTATTATTAACAGTCTTTATGGGATGCTTCTTGCTTGGTCGTACCTATATTCACAGCGAATAATGATGCCAATTTATCTAGCAATTTTAAATGGAATTTTTATGGTTATCTTGGCATAACAAAAAGGAGGAACAAAAAGTTCCTCCTTTTTTAATATAAGCGGATAGCGTGAATCGAACCCGCATCTTCAGCTTGGGAAGCTGACATTTTACCATTAAACTATACCCGCGTAAGCAAAATGATTATATCATTTTTGTTAACGATGTGGCAACTGATGTCGAGCCAAATTATATTCTGAACGGTTAAGTAGAGAAGTGAAGTTTTGAAAGAGCCAGCGACGTAATTCGGATGGCTTTAAGACTAATGGCATGCGTTCATGAACAGGAAGAACGGTACTGTTAGCAGCAGTTGTTACCATTGAAAAATCGTCGCCTTGATAAATGCCAGCGATTAAAGTCATTGGTTCTTCTTTAGCAGTAAAAGAAGAGTGTTCATGGTAGGTCTTATTATTTGAAGCAAGGTAAGTTTGTTTACTGCTTTCCCAAAATTCATTGGCTAAGATAATGCAGCGCTGCCGAGCAAATGAGTTGTCCCACATTGATGGTTTTTCTTCATAAAAACGTTCTATGCGAGCGTTGTAAAGAACACGATTCTTTTGAAAAGGGCTCGGATAGCCCCATTTCTTTTCAACGAGTTTTAATTCGTTGTTGCTGTAAAGCATTACTAAGGATGAAGATTTAGGATAGATTTGCGTGACAGCAGAAAATTTTTCTTCAATGTTTTTAGGTACAATCAGTGGTAATTTTAAATCAGTTGTCAAGTAAGTCTTAATTTCTTTAAGAGAGGGCATTGCATAGTGGCTACACATGATTTTTCATTCTTTCTAGTTTGATTAGTTCTTTCAATTTAATTCTAGCAATTTTTGAGTAAGTTTAAACGAATAAGGTTTTTTGCTAGAATTGGAGGTAAAGCTAAAGATTAACAAATATTGGAGAAAATTATGACGAAAGAAATTTTATTAACTGGAGATAGACCAACTGGTAAGCTTCACATTGGTCACTATATTGGGTCCTTAAAAAATCGTGTTAAGTTACAAAATGAAGGTAAATATGAGCCTTATATTATGATTGCGGATACGCAAGCCTTAACTGATAACGCAAGAGATCCTGAAAAAATTAAAAATAGTTTGATTCAAGTAGCTTTAGACTACTTAGCTGTTGGTTTAGATCCTGAAAAGTCTACTATTTATGTTCAATCGCAAATTCCCGCTTTGTTTGAGTTAACTGCATATTACATGGATTTAGTAACAGTTGCACGTCTAGAAAGAAATCCAACTGTTAAAACTGAAATTAAGCAAAAGAACTTCAAGGATTCAATTCCCGTAGGATTTTTAAACTATCCGGTTTCTCAAGCAGCAGATATTACTGCTTTTAAGGCAACAGTGGTCCCAGTTGGGGATGATCAAGAACCAATGCTTGAACAAACTCGTGAAATAGTACGTACTTTTAATCGGGTTTATAACACTGATATCTTAGTTGAGCCAAAGGGCTACTTCCCACCAAAGGGTCAAGGAAGACTTCCAGGATTAGATGGAAATGCCAAAATGTCTAAATCATTAGGAAATGCAATCTATTTATCTGATGATGCAAAGACTGTTCAAAAGAAAGTAATGTCCATGTACACTGATCCAAACCACATCCACGTGGAAGATCCAGGACAAGTTGAAGGAAATACTGTCTTTACTTATCTTGATGTGTTTGCACCAGACAAGGATAAAGTGGCTGAACTTAAAGAACAATACCAAAAAGGTGGCCTGGGCGACGTTAAAATTAAGCGCTACTTAAATAAGGTTCTCGAAGAAGAGCTTGGACCAATCAGAGAACGTCGTGAAAAGTTTGCTCAAAATCCAGACGCTGTTTATGAAATGCTACTAGAAGGATCAAAGAAGGCAAATAAAGTTGCTAACCAAACTTTAAAAGAAGTTAGAGAAGCAATTGGTTTAAATTATTTTGACAGATTAAATAAATAATTTAAAGAGGGTAAGAACAATGACAAGAGACAGGATTCCGTGGAAGCAATATTTTATGATGCAGGCTTTAGTTATTGCACAACGTTCTACCTGTGATCGTGCCTTAGTTGGAAGTGTATTAGTTAAAGATGACCGGATGATTGCGACCGGATATAATGGTAGTGTTTCGGGACAGCCTCATTGTGATGATGTTGGTCATTTGATGGTGGATGGACACTGCGTAAGAACGATTCACTCTGAAATGAATGCCTTAATTCAATGTGCAAAAAATGGTATTTCCACTGAAGGTACTGAAATTTACGTTACTTATTTTCCTTGCTTTAATTGTAGCAAGTGCTTAGTGCAAGCTGGCATTAAGAAAATTAACTATTATTATGATTATCATGATAATCCTTTAGCCTTAAAACTATTGCGTGAAAAAGGTGTTGCAATTGAACAAGTAACACTTGATCATAAATACGTTCAAAGCTTAGCAGACAGGCTAGAGAAGGCTGACAATGAAAAATAAAATTATTGGTTTGGTGTCACTGCTTATTTGTTTATTAACGTTGACTGCTAGCACCAAGTCTTTTGTTAGTGATCCGCAAGGATTATTTGATAATCAGACAAAAGAACTTGTTAATCAGAAAAATGAGAGTTATCAAAAGACTAAAACTAAACCTGAAATTCGCCTTTTAAGCTTAAAAGACAGCAATGATTTAAATCGAATTCAGCCACTAAAGAATCAGATAATTATTGCTGTTGCTCTTCAAAACAAAAAGAAAAATGTTCAAATTATTGTCGGTAAGAATTATCAAGATCCTTTAACTCAAAGTAAATGTGGCAATATTGTTCGTTATGCGGGGAATAAATTAAGAAGTGAAAAGGCAGCAACTTTTAATTCCGGAATTCGATTAGTGTTTAATGCTTGCGCTACTTTGGTTGCCCAAAAAGATAAGCTGTCTTATGATAAAAATTCGCTAACACAAGATGAACTGCAAAAAATAGATCATCCACAGAGTGTAAACTTGGTTTGGGGATTAGTAATTGCAGCTTTAATCAGTTTCGGACTAGTTCTATTTAAGAGTTTTCGAAAAAAGAAGTAGGGACTTGACTAATTCTTAGTTAGCCGTTAAAGTATCAATAGAAATTAAATATTAGAGCAAATAAACTGTTAGGTGAGACTCCTACGTGAACATATGCTGTCGCCCAGCAACATCCAGAGATGCCAACGGGTCAAACAGGGATCGTCGATATAAGGCCCTCCCCAGCCAGCTAGTTATGTTAAATAACCTTACGTCACGTAGTGTTAAAACTGAACGACGAGTATAAAAATCGCTTGGATTTGAGCCGATGCAGTTTTTGCATCGGTCTTTTTGTTTGTTTGCTAGGTTCTTAAGAAAGGATGTTGAAGATGTTCAAAATCAACACTTCCGGCACAAGAAATACTACAGACACCAAGCTGGTGCGCCGGATTGCATGCGAAGATAAGTTTGCGACGCTGCAACGATTAAAAACCTCAATTAGCGGCCTTCAAAGTAAAGATGCGAGGCAACGCTTAGCAAAATACGGATCTAATGAAATAATAATTAAACATGATAAGACAAAACTTCACTATTTGTTAAAGGCTTTTATAACTCCTTTTTCCCTTGTTCTGCTTTTTTTAGCAATTGTAGCAATTTTTTTAAATTCCTCTCAACATACTCTTAACCTAAGTCCAGCAATTTTTGTTTTAGCAATTTTATTTATTTCAGCCATTTTAACTGCTATGCAAAATATTCGTATTAATACTAATATTCAAAATTTGATAAATCGAATTTCTAGAACAACTCAAGTAATGCGTGATTGTGAACCACAGCAACTTTTAACCCGTGATCTAACAATTGGAGATGTGGTACTACTTAAAGCTGGAGATATTGTTCCAGCTGACGTTAAATTACTGAAAAGTAATGATTTAGAGTGCTCATTACTTGGTGAAGAAGACACTGTGAAAAAGAGTGCTACTAATTACACTGGTAAAAATAATAACTTAGATTATGCTAATATTTTATATGCAGGCACAATTATTCTTTCAGGTTCAGGCATTGGCGTTATCTTTGCGACTGGTAAAGAAACTGTTTTTGGAAAGGTAGTTCAAAATCTTTCTAAGATTAATCTAGAGAACCATCTCTTTAATTCTAGTATGAAAAAATTAACCAAAATCTTTTTAACATTAATTCTAGTTATTGTTCCAGTTGTTTTGCTAATTAATGAAATAATGCGCGGTAATTGGGAGAATGCTTTAATTTTTGCTGTAGCAATTACTATTGGCATAACGGCTGAGGTAATGCCAACAGCTATTGTAAATAACTTGGTAAAAGCCAATATCGATATGCCTAGGATTCGAGCGACATATGACAATTAATTATCTAAATAATTTATAGGAATTCCGTATTTTATAGAATTCCTTTTTTTAATGTACAAATTAAGTCCTACATGCTATGTTATACTAGCAATTAAAAGACTTATGAGAGGAAGAATAAAGATGGCTGAAAAGAAAACTTTCTATATTACTACACCTATTTATTATCCATCTGGAAAATTAACTATCGGTAATGCTTATACTACGATTGCTGCTGATACAATGACTCGCTACAAAAAATCTCGCGGTTTTGATACCTTCTTTTTAACAGGTACTGATGAACACGGTTTGAAGATTGAACAAAAAGCTGAAGCACAGGGTATTAAACCTCAAGAATTTGTAGACAAGATGGCAGCTTCTTATAAAGAGTTATGGAAGATGTTAGATGTTTCTTACGATCGCTTTATTAGGACAACTGATGAAGACCACGTTAAGGCTGTTCAAAAGATTTTTGAAAAGTTGTTAAAGCAAGGCGATATTTATTTAGGCGAATATACTGGCTGGTATTCAGTTGAAGATGAAGAATACTTTACTGAATCACAACTTGCTGAAGTTTATAAAGATGATAATGGTAATGTTATTGGCGGTAAAGCTCCGTCAGGCCACGAAGTTCGTTTGGTTAAAGAACCTTCATACTTCTTTAGAATGAGTAAATATGCTGATCGTCTTTTACAGTATTATAAGGATCATCCAGACTTTATTTTGCCTCACTCTCGTGAAAAGGAAATGATAAATAACTTTATCAAACCAGGTCTTGAAGATCTTTCAGTAACTCGTACAACAGTTGACTGGGGAATTCCTGTACCAAGCGATCCTAAGCACGTAGTTTATGTTTGGATTGATGCACTTTCTAACTATATTACTGCCCTAGGTTATGGCTCAGATGATGATTCATTATTTAAGAAATACTGGCCAGCTGATGTTCATTTAGTAGGTAAGGAAATTGTGCGTTTCCATACAATTTATTGGCCAATTATGTTAATGGCATTAGGCTTGCCACTTCCTAAGCAAATCTTCGGCCATGGCTGGGTTTTAATGAAAGACGGTAAAATGTCTAAATCTAAAGGTAATGCCGTTTATCCAGAAATGATTGTTAAACGCTATGGATTAGACGCTCTTCGTTACTACTTGATGCGTGCAATTCCATTTGGTTCAGATGGTATTTTTACTCCTGAAGATTTCGTTGAGAGAGTTAACTTTGATTTAGCTAATGACTTGGGTAACTTGCTAAATAGAACTGTTTCAATGATTAACCAATACCAAGATGGTCAAGTTGCACCAGTTGCAGCAGAACAAGATGAATTTGCTCAAGACTTGATGAAGACAGCTAAGGAAACAATTGCTGAATATCAAAAACAAATGGACGCTCTTCACTTCTCTCAAGCTCTAGATAGTGTTTGGAAGCTTATTTCTCGTGCAAATAAATACATTGATGAGACTACTCCTTGGACTTTGAATAAAGAGGGCAAGAGCGAAGAATTATCTAAAGTAATGTCTAATTTAGCTGAAAGTCTTCGTTTAGTTGCTATTTTAATTGCACCAGTAATGACTCAAAGTCCAGTTAAGATGTTTGAACAACTTGGTCTTGACTGGAATAATGAGGAACAAAAGAAACTTGAATTTGGCGGCTTTGACTGGAATGTTAAAGTAACTGAAAAACCAACTCCAATCTTCCCAAGACTTAAGAATGATGTTGAAGTTAAATACATTAAGGAAGAAATGAAGAAGGCAAAACTAAAGAAGAAGACTAGAAGCCAGCAAAAAGAAGAAAAGCATATCACCATTGATGACTTTGACAAGGTTAAGATTCAAGTTGGTCAAATTTTATCAGTAGAACCAGTAAAGGGTTCAAGTAAGCTGTTGATGTTTAAGCTAGACTTTGGCGATGGAAATGAGCGTCAAATTTTGAGTGGTATTCGCAAGTTCTATCCAGATGCAAGCGAACTTTTAGATAAAAAGGTGCTAGCAGTAACTAACTTGAAACCACGTAAAATGTTAGGTCATGAAAGTCAAGGTATGCTTTTATCTAGTGAAAAAGATGGTCAGGTTAAATTAGCTATTGTAGGCGATGAACATGAAGTTGGGGCTGAATTAGGCTAATGAAAATTTTTGATTCGCATACGCACTTAAATGACGTGCCTTTTCGAGGAAAAGAAGAGATCTACCTTGATCGAGCAAGAGAATTAGGTGTGGTAAAAAGTGCGGTTGCTGGACAAGATCCAGAATTTAATGAACGAGCAGTTGATCTAAGTCAAAGATTTGATAATTTATATGCTATTGTTGGCTACTGTCCAGACGTAGCTAAGGATTATGATCAAAAATCAGAAGATAAGCTAGTTGAGCAGCTAAAAAAGCCTAAAACTGTTGCTTTAGGAGAAATTGGACTAGATTATTACTGGGATGAATCGCCAAGAGATGTTCAACGAAAAGTTTTTGCGCAGCAGCTTGACTTAGCTCATAGCTTAAAGATGCCAGTAAATATTCATACACGTGATGCTTTTGAAGATACATATCAAGTTTTAAAAGATAGTCATGTCGGTGAATATGGAGGAATAATTCATAACTTTAATGGTGATCCTGATTGGCTTAAAAAGTTTCTTGACTTAGGGATGATGGTGTCATTTTCTGGCGTTGTTTCTTTTACTAAAGCAACTGACGTACATGCTTCTGCCAAAGTTGTACCATGGGATAGATTTCTGATTGAAACTGATGCTCCATATTTAACGCCAAAGCCATACCGCGGAAAGCAGAATGAAACAGGATATGTGCGTTATGTTGCAGAAGCGATCGCTAAGTTACGTGACACATCTGTTGAAGAAGTGGCAAAGCACACGTTTGAAAATACGATGAGGGCATATGGAATCAAATAATCAAAAACAGTTTAATGCGGTAGTTGTTGTTGAAGGACGAGACGATACCAAGAGATTAAAACAGTTTTTCCCAGGAATTGAAACTATTGAAACTAATGGCTCGGAGGTATCTGATCAAACTTTAGCAGAAATTAAGAAACTGGCAAAAACACGAGAAATAATTATCTTTACAGATCCAGACTATAATGGTGAAAGAATTAGAAGACTGGTGACTAATGCTGCACCCAATGCTAAACAAGCTTTTATCACTCGTAAAGAGGGAGAGCCAACTAAGAGAGGAAATAGCTTAGGAGTTGAACATGCGTCAAAAGAAGCACTAGTACGTGCTTTGGGTGATTTGCACGAGGTTCAAGCAGTAGAGAGTGATATTACTAAAGAAAAGTATGATGATTTGGGTCTAGCAGTTAGTCCAGAAGCGCGTCTTTTACGTGAAAAAGTTGGGATTAAGTTAGGAATTGGATATGGAAATAGTAAACAATTCTTAAAGCGCTTAAAAATGTTTGGAATTACTTATAAAGAATTAAAGAGGGCAGTTGAAGATGTCAAATAGTATGCCGATTGCTAGTCCAGTTCGGACTCAGGCGATTGTTAATCGCTACTTTATGCATGCAAAAAAGAATTTGGGGCAAAATTTCTTAGTAGATTTAGCCGCAATTAAGGGAATTGTTGAAGCGGCTGATATTCAAACAGGTGATCAAGTTATTGAAATTGGACCAGGAATTGGGTCTTTAACTGAGCAGCTTCTTTTAGCTGGTGCCAAGGTGTTAGCTTATGAAGTTGATCAAGATTTACCTGAAATTTTAAAAAATGAATTGCCACAAAAAGTTGCTGGTGAAGAATTAAGCAATCGCTTTAAATTAGTCATGAAAGACGTATTAAAGGCAAACTTTACTAAAGATAGCGATGGTTTTCTTGATTTAAATAAGTCGGTTAAAATTGTTGCTAATTTGCCTTACTACATCACAACGCCGATAATTTTTAATCTAATTAAGAGTAATTTAGCTTTCAGTAGTTTAACGCTAATGATGCAAAAAGAAGTGGCTGAGCGTTTAGTTGCTAAACCCAAGACTAAGGAATATGGCCCTTTAACAATTGCTGTTCAAAGCAGAATGAATGTGAAGCTAGCAGAAGAAGTGAAAAGTACGTCATTCATGCCACGCCCAAAGGTTGACTCTGCAGTTGTTGTCTTGACGCCACTTACTGAAAAGCCAGATATTGACGATTATTCTTTCTTTGATCATGTTGTAAAAATGTGCTTTGCTCAGCGCCGAAAAACACTAGCTAATAACTTAAAATCCTTAGTCAAGGATAGAGATATGCGTGAAAAAATGATTAATGATTTAGGACTAGATCTTCGAGTTCGTCCGGAAGAATTAACGCTAAATCAATTTGTAGAGTTAGCACATCTTTTAAAAGATCAGCAAGCATAGAACGCTTACAATTTACAGACTTGAAAAAATATTAATTTTTTGATAGAATAGTACCCAAGCAAAGGAGTGACGTCCAGTGCCAACAACACTAATGGCAATTAAACATAATTTGGATTCTCATTTGGGCGAAAGCTTGGTAGTAGTAGCTCAAGCAGGAAGAAAGAAAGTAACACGCCGTAAAGGTAGATTAACTAAGACTTATCGTGCAGTGTTTGTAGTTGACCTTGATCAAGATCAAAACAACTTTGAACGAGTATCTTACAGTTACACGGATTTATTAACCAAGAACATTGAGCTTGAGTTTGATGAAATGTAAGCGACAATAGAATATATTACGAACAATCACTAGTATTTTTCTTAAAATGCTAGTGATTTTTCTTTAGATAGAGTATATTTAAGTTTAGAAATTTAATTTAATGTTTAGGAAGGTAAAAGCATGAAACGTTCAGAAAGATTAGTTGATATGGTTAAGTATCTTTTAGCTCGCCCTCATACTTTGATTGCATTGCCATTTTTTGCAGATCGCTATGGCGCAGCTAAATCTTCAATTTCAGAAGACTTGGCAATTTTACGTCAAACTTTGGCTAGCGACCAAAATGGTATTTTAGAAACTGTAGCAGGAGCTGCTGGTGGAGTGAGATACATTCCTTTTGTTGGGAAAAAAGAGGCTACTAACTATCTTCATGATTTAGCTGACCGTATCGAAGATCCTGATCGTATTTTGCCTGGTAATTTCGTTTACTTATCTGATATTTTAGGCTCACCACAAGATTTGCAGCAAATTGGACAATTGATTGCAACCAAATATGCCTACAGTAAT is a window encoding:
- a CDS encoding CPBP family intramembrane glutamic endopeptidase, with protein sequence MNTPSSRQGNLTRYAVYLVLYLIVVGVKKLTLLNDQVNKIGYFFFLIFSLFALYFYIRQFNREQRFFEKKPSMPLLADYGFIVGVSILVILGRIFISYLQAKGTVPLMNFQVIYQKGECNLLFWFFIFSIGILIPAMQVYLTTGFFFNYGFRAQNMTSGIVGIICSGFFFGILNFQTSFALFIINSLYGMLLAWSYLYSQRIMMPIYLAILNGIFMVILA
- a CDS encoding SOS response-associated peptidase family protein; this translates as MCSHYAMPSLKEIKTYLTTDLKLPLIVPKNIEEKFSAVTQIYPKSSSLVMLYSNNELKLVEKKWGYPSPFQKNRVLYNARIERFYEEKPSMWDNSFARQRCIILANEFWESSKQTYLASNNKTYHEHSSFTAKEEPMTLIAGIYQGDDFSMVTTAANSTVLPVHERMPLVLKPSELRRWLFQNFTSLLNRSEYNLARHQLPHR
- the trpS gene encoding tryptophan--tRNA ligase — encoded protein: MTKEILLTGDRPTGKLHIGHYIGSLKNRVKLQNEGKYEPYIMIADTQALTDNARDPEKIKNSLIQVALDYLAVGLDPEKSTIYVQSQIPALFELTAYYMDLVTVARLERNPTVKTEIKQKNFKDSIPVGFLNYPVSQAADITAFKATVVPVGDDQEPMLEQTREIVRTFNRVYNTDILVEPKGYFPPKGQGRLPGLDGNAKMSKSLGNAIYLSDDAKTVQKKVMSMYTDPNHIHVEDPGQVEGNTVFTYLDVFAPDKDKVAELKEQYQKGGLGDVKIKRYLNKVLEEELGPIRERREKFAQNPDAVYEMLLEGSKKANKVANQTLKEVREAIGLNYFDRLNK
- a CDS encoding deoxycytidylate deaminase, encoding MTRDRIPWKQYFMMQALVIAQRSTCDRALVGSVLVKDDRMIATGYNGSVSGQPHCDDVGHLMVDGHCVRTIHSEMNALIQCAKNGISTEGTEIYVTYFPCFNCSKCLVQAGIKKINYYYDYHDNPLALKLLREKGVAIEQVTLDHKYVQSLADRLEKADNEK
- a CDS encoding TPM domain-containing protein — protein: MKNKIIGLVSLLICLLTLTASTKSFVSDPQGLFDNQTKELVNQKNESYQKTKTKPEIRLLSLKDSNDLNRIQPLKNQIIIAVALQNKKKNVQIIVGKNYQDPLTQSKCGNIVRYAGNKLRSEKAATFNSGIRLVFNACATLVAQKDKLSYDKNSLTQDELQKIDHPQSVNLVWGLVIAALISFGLVLFKSFRKKK
- a CDS encoding cation-transporting P-type ATPase yields the protein MLKMFKINTSGTRNTTDTKLVRRIACEDKFATLQRLKTSISGLQSKDARQRLAKYGSNEIIIKHDKTKLHYLLKAFITPFSLVLLFLAIVAIFLNSSQHTLNLSPAIFVLAILFISAILTAMQNIRINTNIQNLINRISRTTQVMRDCEPQQLLTRDLTIGDVVLLKAGDIVPADVKLLKSNDLECSLLGEEDTVKKSATNYTGKNNNLDYANILYAGTIILSGSGIGVIFATGKETVFGKVVQNLSKINLENHLFNSSMKKLTKIFLTLILVIVPVVLLINEIMRGNWENALIFAVAITIGITAEVMPTAIVNNLVKANIDMPRIRATYDN
- the metG gene encoding methionine--tRNA ligase, translated to MAEKKTFYITTPIYYPSGKLTIGNAYTTIAADTMTRYKKSRGFDTFFLTGTDEHGLKIEQKAEAQGIKPQEFVDKMAASYKELWKMLDVSYDRFIRTTDEDHVKAVQKIFEKLLKQGDIYLGEYTGWYSVEDEEYFTESQLAEVYKDDNGNVIGGKAPSGHEVRLVKEPSYFFRMSKYADRLLQYYKDHPDFILPHSREKEMINNFIKPGLEDLSVTRTTVDWGIPVPSDPKHVVYVWIDALSNYITALGYGSDDDSLFKKYWPADVHLVGKEIVRFHTIYWPIMLMALGLPLPKQIFGHGWVLMKDGKMSKSKGNAVYPEMIVKRYGLDALRYYLMRAIPFGSDGIFTPEDFVERVNFDLANDLGNLLNRTVSMINQYQDGQVAPVAAEQDEFAQDLMKTAKETIAEYQKQMDALHFSQALDSVWKLISRANKYIDETTPWTLNKEGKSEELSKVMSNLAESLRLVAILIAPVMTQSPVKMFEQLGLDWNNEEQKKLEFGGFDWNVKVTEKPTPIFPRLKNDVEVKYIKEEMKKAKLKKKTRSQQKEEKHITIDDFDKVKIQVGQILSVEPVKGSSKLLMFKLDFGDGNERQILSGIRKFYPDASELLDKKVLAVTNLKPRKMLGHESQGMLLSSEKDGQVKLAIVGDEHEVGAELG
- a CDS encoding TatD family hydrolase, with translation MKIFDSHTHLNDVPFRGKEEIYLDRARELGVVKSAVAGQDPEFNERAVDLSQRFDNLYAIVGYCPDVAKDYDQKSEDKLVEQLKKPKTVALGEIGLDYYWDESPRDVQRKVFAQQLDLAHSLKMPVNIHTRDAFEDTYQVLKDSHVGEYGGIIHNFNGDPDWLKKFLDLGMMVSFSGVVSFTKATDVHASAKVVPWDRFLIETDAPYLTPKPYRGKQNETGYVRYVAEAIAKLRDTSVEEVAKHTFENTMRAYGIK
- the rnmV gene encoding ribonuclease M5, with the protein product MESNNQKQFNAVVVVEGRDDTKRLKQFFPGIETIETNGSEVSDQTLAEIKKLAKTREIIIFTDPDYNGERIRRLVTNAAPNAKQAFITRKEGEPTKRGNSLGVEHASKEALVRALGDLHEVQAVESDITKEKYDDLGLAVSPEARLLREKVGIKLGIGYGNSKQFLKRLKMFGITYKELKRAVEDVK
- the rsmA gene encoding 16S rRNA (adenine(1518)-N(6)/adenine(1519)-N(6))-dimethyltransferase RsmA, which codes for MSNSMPIASPVRTQAIVNRYFMHAKKNLGQNFLVDLAAIKGIVEAADIQTGDQVIEIGPGIGSLTEQLLLAGAKVLAYEVDQDLPEILKNELPQKVAGEELSNRFKLVMKDVLKANFTKDSDGFLDLNKSVKIVANLPYYITTPIIFNLIKSNLAFSSLTLMMQKEVAERLVAKPKTKEYGPLTIAVQSRMNVKLAEEVKSTSFMPRPKVDSAVVVLTPLTEKPDIDDYSFFDHVVKMCFAQRRKTLANNLKSLVKDRDMREKMINDLGLDLRVRPEELTLNQFVELAHLLKDQQA
- a CDS encoding Veg family protein, translated to MPTTLMAIKHNLDSHLGESLVVVAQAGRKKVTRRKGRLTKTYRAVFVVDLDQDQNNFERVSYSYTDLLTKNIELEFDEM